Genomic window (Candidatus Omnitrophota bacterium):
ATGCGGAGGCCCTTGCGGCTTTGCACCGCGGCTTGCGTTCCGGAGGGGTCTTGCTTTTGGGGGTTCCCGCCTGCCCGCAGAAGCGGATTTTGCCTTTTATGGAAACCTTGATGGATATGGAACACGATCATGGAGCCGAGGGGCATGGCCATGTCCGGGAAGGATATACGTTGGAGGGCCTGAGTGCCCTGCTGCAACAGTCGGGATTTCATATTGAGAAGACGGAGTATAGCTATGGCTGGCCGGGCGCCCTGGCCTACGAGATTTTCTTTGCTTTGCAGCATTCTCCTCTGGTCTTTCTCTTAGGCAGTTGGTGGTATTTTGCTTGCCTGCACCCCTGGATGATGGCTTTAATGTGGGCCGACCGCATGATTCCGTGGAACAATGGGAACGGGATTTTGGTGACGGCAAGAAAGGAGTCTCATGAAGGCTAGAGCGAAACTCTTGCATTTGACAACCGATTCGCGAATTGCGGGCACGGAAAATCTATTGCTGGATTTGGCAAAGTACACGGACTCCAAAT
Coding sequences:
- a CDS encoding class I SAM-dependent methyltransferase, with the protein product MSLKEALKSFVTDTSLGQGLYRRYVTLTTLTEWYARDRLKQILSSLPSDGITNVLDAGAGFGQYVYLLGQRKGVKVTALELNGERVQSLEKGARLSGMELNTIQGRLEDLQDQEQYELAICLDVLEHIEQDAEALAALHRGLRSGGVLLLGVPACPQKRILPFMETLMDMEHDHGAEGHGHVREGYTLEGLSALLQQSGFHIEKTEYSYGWPGALAYEIFFALQHSPLVFLLGSWWYFACLHPWMMALMWADRMIPWNNGNGILVTARKESHEG